The Triticum dicoccoides isolate Atlit2015 ecotype Zavitan chromosome 6A, WEW_v2.0, whole genome shotgun sequence genome has a window encoding:
- the LOC119317299 gene encoding serine/threonine-protein kinase AFC1-like, translating to MEAQWLAEYPHQAADNRPRKRPRLAWDAAPQLFPPPKAIPMLYCGQELINGNFTTAFLPPPPIYYAGPPRNLSPPWRPDDKDGHYVFTLGENLTPRYRILSKMGEGTFGQVLECWDLENQESVAIKIVRSLQKYREAAMIEIDVLQRLGKHDFTGSRCVQIRNWFDYRNHICIVFEKLGPSLYDFLRKNSYRSFPIDLVREFARQILESVTFMHDLRLIHTDLKPENILLVSPDTIRVHDYKIPIRPPKDGSVFKNLPKSSAIKLIDFGSTTFDHQDHNYVVSTRHYRAPEVILGLGWNYACDLWSVGCILVELCSGEALFQTHENLEHLAMMEKVLGPLPKHMIARADRRAEKYFRRGLRLDWPEGAASRESMKAVWKLPRLQNLVMQHVDHSAGDLIDLLQGLLRYDPDERLKARQALQHPFFTRCHRRCG from the exons ATGGAGGCGCAGTGGCTCGCCGAGTACCCGCACCAGGCCGCCGACAACCGGCCGCGCAAGCGCCCCCGCCTCGCATGGGATGCCGCGCCGCAGCTCTTCCCGCCCCCCAAG GCAATCCCGATGCTATATTGTGGGCAGGAACTAATCAACGGTAATTTCACTACTGCTTTCCTGCCGCCGCCACCAATTTATTATGCTGGACCACCGCGGAATCTTTCGCCCCCTTGGAGGCCGGATGACAAGGATGGACATTATGTTTTCACACTCGGCGAGAACCTTACGCCAAGAT ATAGGATACTCAGCAAGATGGGCGAAG GGACCTTTGGACAAGTTTTGGAATGCTgggacttggaaaaccaagaatcaGTAGCTATCAAGATTGTGCGTTCCCTGCAGAAATACCGGGAGGCTGCTATGATTGAAATTGACGTGCTTCAGAGACTTGGGAAGCATGATTTTACTGGTAGTCG TTGTGTGCAAATACGGAATTGGTTTGACTATCGTAATCATATATGTATA GTATTTGAGAAGCTTGGACCAAGCTTATATGACTTCCTGCGAAAGAATAGCTACCGTTCATTTCCTATTGATCTTGTTCGGGAGTTTGCCAGACAAATATTAGAGTCTGTTACAT TTATGCATGACCTGCGGCTTATTCACACAGATCTTAAGCCAGAGAACATTCTCCTTGTTTCACCTGATACAATCAGGGTTCATGATTATAAG ATTCCTATACGCCCACCCAAGGATGGGTCTGTTTTCAAGAACCTTCCAAAATCGAGTGCTATCAAGCTTATTGATTTTGGAAGTACAACATTTGATCATCAAGATCACAATTATGTCGTGTCAACAAGACATTACCGTGCCCCAGAAGTTATCCTTG GTCTTGGGTGGAATTATGCATGCGATCTTTGGAGTGTGGGATGCATTTTGGTTGAGCTCTGCTCG GGGGAGGCTTTATTTCAAACACATGAAAATTTGGAGCATCTTGCTATGATGGAGAAGGTTCTAGGCCCCCTTCCCAAACACATGATCGCCAGAGCTGA TAGACGAGCTGAGAAATACTTCAGGCGTGGACTAAGGCTTGACTGGCCAGAGGGGGCAGCCTCACGAGAAAGCATGAAGGCAGTATGGAAATTGCCTCGTCTGCAG AATCTGGTCATGCAACATGTCGATCATTCTGCTGGGGATCTAATAGATCTTCTTCAGGGGCTTCTTCGGTATGATCCTGATGAGCGTCTTAAGGCACGACAAGCTCTTCAACACCCTTTCTTTACCAGATGCCACAGAAGATGTGGTTAG